Proteins found in one Micromonospora sp. WMMD1082 genomic segment:
- a CDS encoding DivIVA domain-containing protein — MPQQQSSPLAFFDNANSQPDFTVGLRGYNTGQVDDFIGRLNAALSQANKDRADAEQALNDAQRRLRQSEQRLTALEQKLTDTSKQLEENSRPTLSGLGTRVEQILRLAEEQANDHRNEAKRESEGILSAARLEAREITDKARAEAAAMKATAEREAGNLRTAAEREAAEVRVQARREADTLRADADRETKQLRTVTAHEVAELKSTVEREVATLRATAEREITQQRAKAAREAEEKRAEATKLLTDARDKRDKDLQALELQLAERREKAEREESERHAAQVAQTQKLVNEAEQRARAAQERAKEIEQRAEGRRVESERTAVETVEKAKALAERTLSEARAESQRLLNEARTEAELTTQAASREVEDLTRQKDAVTAQLVQIRSSLAGLAGLVPGVAEAVKPEAAKAEAPKAEGTEERVAAESTS, encoded by the coding sequence ATGCCCCAGCAGCAGTCCTCCCCTCTCGCGTTCTTCGATAACGCGAACTCGCAGCCAGATTTCACGGTTGGCCTGCGCGGATACAACACCGGTCAGGTCGACGACTTCATCGGCCGGCTGAACGCCGCGCTGAGTCAGGCCAACAAGGACCGCGCCGACGCCGAGCAGGCGCTCAACGACGCGCAGCGCCGGCTCCGGCAGTCCGAGCAGCGGCTCACGGCGCTTGAGCAGAAGCTCACCGACACCAGCAAGCAGCTGGAGGAGAACAGCCGGCCCACGCTGTCCGGCCTCGGCACCCGGGTCGAGCAGATCCTCCGGCTCGCCGAGGAGCAGGCCAACGACCACCGCAACGAGGCCAAGCGCGAGTCGGAGGGGATCCTCTCCGCCGCCCGCCTCGAAGCCCGGGAGATCACCGACAAGGCTCGCGCCGAGGCGGCGGCGATGAAGGCCACCGCCGAGCGGGAGGCGGGCAACCTCCGCACCGCCGCCGAGCGGGAGGCCGCCGAGGTGCGCGTCCAGGCGCGCCGCGAGGCCGACACGCTGCGCGCCGACGCCGACCGGGAGACCAAGCAGCTGCGTACGGTGACCGCCCACGAGGTCGCCGAGCTGAAGTCGACCGTCGAGCGGGAGGTGGCCACCCTGCGCGCCACCGCCGAGCGGGAGATCACCCAGCAGCGGGCCAAGGCCGCCCGCGAGGCCGAGGAGAAGCGCGCGGAGGCCACCAAGCTGCTCACCGACGCCCGCGACAAGCGCGACAAGGACCTCCAGGCCCTGGAGCTGCAGCTCGCCGAGCGGCGGGAGAAGGCCGAGCGCGAGGAGTCGGAGCGGCACGCCGCCCAGGTCGCGCAGACCCAGAAGCTGGTCAACGAGGCCGAGCAGCGGGCGCGGGCCGCGCAGGAGCGGGCCAAGGAGATCGAGCAGCGCGCCGAGGGCCGCCGGGTCGAGTCGGAGCGCACCGCCGTCGAGACGGTCGAGAAGGCCAAGGCGCTCGCCGAGCGTACGCTGAGCGAGGCCCGCGCCGAGTCGCAGCGCCTGCTCAACGAGGCCCGCACCGAAGCCGAGCTGACCACGCAGGCGGCCAGCCGCGAGGTCGAGGACCTCACCCGGCAGAAGGACGCGGTCACCGCCCAGCTCGTCCAGATCCGGTCCAGCCTCGCCGGCCTCGCCGGTCTCGTGCCGGGCGTGGCGGAAGCGGTCAAGCCGGAGGCCGCGAAGGCCGAGGCACCCAAGGCGGAGGGTACCGAGGAGCGGGTCGCCGCCGAGTCGACCAGCTGA
- the mce gene encoding methylmalonyl-CoA epimerase, giving the protein MPENSPAEPAADYVTDIGLRRIDHVGVAVADLDAAIDFYQRTFGMRCVHTETNAEQGVREAMLTVGPTAEGGCVQLLAPLTPESTIAKFLDRNGPGVQQVAYTVTDIDAACAALRERGLRLLYDTPRRGTANSRINFVHPKDAGGVLVELVEPAA; this is encoded by the coding sequence ATGCCTGAGAACTCCCCCGCCGAGCCCGCTGCCGACTATGTCACAGACATCGGCCTGCGCCGCATCGACCATGTCGGGGTCGCGGTGGCCGACCTCGACGCCGCGATCGACTTCTATCAGCGGACGTTCGGGATGCGCTGTGTGCACACGGAGACGAACGCCGAACAGGGCGTCCGCGAGGCGATGCTGACGGTCGGGCCGACCGCCGAGGGCGGCTGCGTGCAGTTGCTCGCGCCGCTGACCCCGGAGTCGACCATCGCGAAGTTCCTCGACCGCAACGGTCCCGGGGTGCAGCAGGTGGCGTACACCGTGACCGACATCGACGCGGCCTGCGCGGCGCTCCGCGAACGCGGCCTCCGCCTGCTCTATGACACCCCCCGACGCGGCACCGCCAACTCCCGCATCAACTTCGTCCACCCCAAGGACGCCGGTGGCGTCCTCGTCGAACTGGTAGAGCCCGCCGCCTGA
- a CDS encoding acetyl-CoA C-acetyltransferase has protein sequence MASVIVSGARTPMGRLLGNLKDLPATKLGGVAIAAALERAGVAPDQVQYVIMGQVLQAGTGQIPARQAAVEAGIPMSVPALTINKVCLSGLDAIALADQLIRAGEFDIVVAGGMESMTNAPHLLLGQRGGYKYGDVVVKDHMALDGLTDAWDCCSMGESTERHGSARGITRQEQDAFAAASHQRAAAAQKNGHFAEEITPVVIPQRKGDPLVISEDEGIRPDTTAESLAKLRPAFTKDGTITAGSSSPISDGAAAVVVMSKAKANELGLTWLAEVGAHGNVAGPDNSLHSQPSNAIQHALRKGGLSVTDLDLIEINEAFAQVGIQSIRDLGISPTKVNVNGGAIALGHPIGMSGARLVLTLALELKRRGGGTGAAALCGGGGQGDALIIHVPGSAESDL, from the coding sequence ATGGCTTCGGTTATCGTCAGCGGCGCGCGAACCCCGATGGGGCGGCTGCTGGGCAACCTCAAGGACCTACCGGCGACGAAACTCGGCGGCGTCGCCATCGCCGCCGCTCTGGAGCGTGCCGGGGTCGCCCCCGACCAGGTGCAGTACGTGATCATGGGCCAGGTGCTCCAGGCCGGCACCGGGCAGATCCCCGCCCGGCAGGCGGCCGTCGAGGCGGGCATCCCGATGTCCGTACCGGCCCTGACGATCAACAAGGTCTGCCTCTCCGGCCTGGACGCGATCGCCCTGGCCGACCAGCTGATCCGGGCCGGCGAGTTCGACATCGTGGTGGCCGGCGGCATGGAGTCGATGACCAACGCCCCGCACCTGCTGCTCGGCCAGCGCGGCGGCTACAAGTACGGCGACGTGGTGGTCAAGGACCACATGGCGCTCGACGGGCTGACCGACGCCTGGGACTGCTGCTCGATGGGGGAGTCCACCGAGCGGCACGGCAGCGCCCGCGGCATCACCCGTCAGGAACAGGACGCCTTCGCGGCCGCCAGCCACCAGCGCGCCGCCGCGGCGCAGAAGAACGGCCACTTCGCCGAGGAGATCACCCCCGTGGTCATCCCGCAGCGCAAGGGTGACCCGCTGGTGATCAGCGAGGACGAGGGCATCCGGCCGGACACCACCGCCGAGTCCCTGGCCAAGCTCCGCCCGGCCTTCACGAAGGACGGCACCATCACCGCCGGCAGCTCCTCGCCGATCTCCGATGGTGCGGCCGCCGTGGTGGTGATGAGCAAGGCGAAGGCCAACGAACTGGGCCTGACCTGGCTGGCCGAGGTCGGGGCGCACGGCAACGTGGCCGGGCCGGACAACTCCCTGCACTCGCAGCCGAGCAACGCCATCCAGCACGCCCTGCGCAAGGGTGGGCTGAGCGTCACCGATCTCGACCTGATCGAGATCAACGAGGCGTTCGCCCAGGTCGGCATCCAGTCGATCCGCGACCTGGGGATCAGCCCGACCAAGGTCAACGTCAACGGTGGCGCGATCGCGCTGGGCCACCCGATCGGCATGTCCGGCGCACGGCTGGTGCTCACCCTCGCCCTGGAACTCAAGCGGCGCGGCGGCGGCACCGGCGCGGCGGCGCTCTGCGGCGGCGGCGGCCAGGGCGATGCGTTGATCATCCACGTGCCGGGCAGCGCCGAAAGTGATCTATGA
- the meaB gene encoding methylmalonyl Co-A mutase-associated GTPase MeaB: MSESNGGASAAATGSVRRSRDVPALVERARDGDPRAVARLITLVESGDPTLPEIAAALAPYAGRAQVVGLTGSPGVGKSTTTNELVRALRVRGHRVGVLAIDPSSPFTGGAILGDRVRMQDHATDPGVYIRSMSSRGHLGGLSAATPQAVRVLEGAGCDVVLVETVGVGQAEVEVASLADTTLVLLAPGMGDAIQAVKAGILEIADIFVVNKADRDGADATVRDIQGMIALGERGPGQWRPQVVRAVAVRGEGIDDIAAAIDKHRAWLVEHDELRHRRETRAAAEIEAIALGALRARIGSLRDGTQLPALAAEVAAGATDPYAAAEALLAQLHG, encoded by the coding sequence ATGAGCGAGTCGAACGGCGGGGCGTCGGCGGCGGCCACCGGGTCGGTGCGCCGCAGCCGGGACGTACCGGCGTTGGTCGAGCGGGCCCGCGACGGTGACCCCCGCGCGGTCGCCCGGCTGATCACGCTGGTCGAGTCGGGCGACCCGACGCTGCCGGAGATCGCCGCGGCGCTCGCCCCGTACGCCGGCCGGGCGCAGGTGGTCGGCCTGACCGGGTCGCCCGGGGTGGGCAAGTCCACCACCACCAACGAGCTGGTCCGCGCGTTGCGGGTGCGCGGTCACCGGGTCGGCGTGCTGGCCATCGACCCGTCCAGCCCGTTCACCGGTGGCGCGATCCTCGGTGACCGGGTGCGGATGCAGGACCACGCCACCGATCCGGGCGTCTACATCCGGTCGATGTCCAGCCGGGGGCACCTCGGCGGGTTGTCGGCGGCCACCCCGCAGGCGGTGCGGGTGCTGGAGGGTGCCGGCTGCGACGTGGTGCTGGTGGAGACCGTCGGGGTCGGGCAGGCCGAGGTCGAGGTGGCCTCGCTGGCCGACACCACGCTGGTGCTGCTCGCCCCGGGCATGGGCGACGCGATCCAGGCGGTGAAGGCCGGCATCCTGGAGATCGCCGACATCTTCGTGGTCAACAAGGCCGACCGGGACGGCGCCGACGCGACCGTCCGGGACATCCAGGGCATGATCGCCCTCGGCGAGCGCGGTCCGGGTCAGTGGCGGCCGCAGGTGGTGCGGGCGGTGGCCGTGCGGGGCGAAGGGATCGACGACATCGCCGCTGCGATCGACAAGCACCGCGCCTGGCTGGTCGAGCACGACGAGCTGCGCCACCGCCGCGAGACGCGGGCCGCCGCCGAGATCGAGGCGATCGCGCTCGGCGCGCTCCGGGCCCGGATCGGCTCGCTGCGCGACGGTACGCAGCTGCCGGCGCTCGCCGCCGAGGTGGCGGCGGGTGCGACCGATCCGTACGCCGCCGCCGAGGCGTTGCTCGCCCAGTTGCACGGGTAG
- a CDS encoding Asp23/Gls24 family envelope stress response protein, translated as MDHEMTQELPMTADAVAGGRTHISDEVVEKIAVAAAKAVPGVVELGGDLARFFNAVLDRVGLDQVGDARRGCSAHVTNGGAVINLVIVIDAGHPVPEVTTAVRVGVTQAVEAYGLRVDEINIRVDDVAIGGPAA; from the coding sequence ATGGACCACGAGATGACGCAGGAGTTGCCGATGACGGCGGATGCGGTGGCGGGCGGGCGTACGCACATCTCGGACGAGGTGGTGGAGAAGATCGCGGTGGCCGCGGCGAAGGCGGTGCCCGGCGTGGTGGAGCTGGGCGGCGATCTCGCCCGGTTCTTCAACGCGGTGCTGGACCGGGTCGGGCTGGACCAGGTGGGCGATGCGCGGCGCGGCTGCTCGGCGCACGTCACCAACGGCGGCGCGGTGATCAACCTGGTCATCGTGATCGACGCCGGGCATCCGGTGCCCGAGGTGACCACGGCGGTGCGGGTCGGCGTGACCCAGGCGGTCGAGGCGTACGGGCTGCGGGTCGACGAGATCAACATCCGGGTGGACGACGTGGCCATCGGCGGCCCGGCCGCCTGA
- a CDS encoding methylmalonyl-CoA mutase family protein, with translation MNADEIAAGRARWQARYDAARKRDADFTTLSGMPVEPVYGPPEGAAYPGFERIGWPGEFPYTRGLYPTGYRGRTWTIRQFAGFGNARQTNERYKMILGAGGGGLSVAFDMPTLMGRDSDDPQSLGEVGHCGVAVDSAADMEALFDGIDLAGVTTSMTISGPAVPVFCMYLVAAERQGADLSTLDGTLQTDIFKEYIAQKEWLFDPEPHLRLIGDLMEYCATEIPRYKPLSVSGYHIREAGSTAAQELAYTLADGFGYVELGLSRGLDVNVFAPGLSFFFDSHVDFFEEIAKFRAARRIWARWLRDVYGATSEKALWLRFHTQTAGVSLTAQQPVNNVVRTAVEALAAVLGGTNSLHTNALDETLALPTDSSAEIALRTQQVLMEEIGVTNVADPLGGSWYVEALTDRIEAEAETIFARIRALGGEGPHAIGPMTAGILRGIEDGWFTGQIAESAFAYQQALEKGDKKIVGVNCHTGTVAKELEILRISHEVELEQRRVLAERKSGRDDARVRAAVEAMVAVSRTGENMIPAMLDAVRAEATLGEICDALRVEWGVYREPARF, from the coding sequence ATGAACGCCGACGAGATCGCTGCCGGGCGGGCCCGCTGGCAGGCCCGCTACGACGCCGCGCGCAAGCGGGACGCCGACTTCACCACGCTCTCCGGGATGCCCGTCGAGCCGGTGTACGGGCCGCCGGAGGGTGCCGCGTACCCGGGCTTCGAGCGGATCGGCTGGCCGGGGGAGTTCCCGTACACCCGGGGTCTGTATCCGACCGGCTACCGGGGGCGGACCTGGACCATCCGGCAGTTCGCCGGCTTCGGTAACGCCCGGCAGACCAACGAGCGCTACAAGATGATCCTCGGCGCCGGCGGCGGCGGGCTCTCGGTCGCCTTCGACATGCCCACCCTGATGGGCCGCGACTCCGACGACCCGCAGTCGCTCGGCGAGGTGGGGCACTGCGGGGTGGCGGTGGACAGCGCCGCCGACATGGAGGCGCTCTTCGACGGCATCGACCTGGCCGGGGTCACCACGAGCATGACCATCTCCGGCCCGGCCGTGCCGGTGTTCTGCATGTACCTGGTCGCCGCCGAGCGCCAGGGCGCCGACCTGTCGACGCTGGACGGCACCCTGCAGACGGACATCTTCAAGGAGTACATCGCGCAGAAGGAGTGGCTCTTCGACCCCGAGCCGCACCTGCGCCTGATCGGCGACCTGATGGAGTACTGCGCGACTGAGATCCCGCGCTACAAGCCGCTGTCGGTCTCCGGCTACCACATCCGCGAGGCCGGCTCGACGGCCGCGCAGGAGCTGGCGTACACCCTCGCCGACGGCTTCGGCTACGTCGAACTGGGGCTGTCGCGCGGGCTGGACGTCAACGTCTTCGCACCCGGGTTGAGCTTCTTCTTCGACTCGCACGTCGACTTCTTCGAGGAGATCGCCAAGTTCCGTGCCGCCCGCCGGATCTGGGCCCGGTGGCTGCGCGACGTCTACGGCGCCACCAGCGAGAAGGCGCTGTGGCTGCGGTTCCACACGCAGACCGCCGGGGTGTCGCTGACCGCGCAACAGCCGGTCAACAACGTCGTACGCACCGCCGTCGAGGCGCTCGCCGCCGTGCTCGGCGGCACCAACTCGCTGCACACCAACGCTCTGGACGAGACCCTCGCCCTGCCGACCGACTCCTCGGCCGAGATCGCCCTGCGCACGCAGCAGGTGCTGATGGAGGAGATCGGGGTGACCAACGTGGCCGACCCGCTGGGCGGCTCGTGGTACGTCGAGGCGCTCACCGACCGGATCGAGGCCGAGGCGGAGACGATCTTCGCCCGGATCCGCGCGCTCGGTGGCGAGGGACCGCACGCCATCGGCCCGATGACCGCCGGCATCCTGCGCGGCATCGAGGACGGCTGGTTCACCGGTCAGATCGCCGAGTCGGCGTTCGCGTACCAGCAGGCGCTCGAGAAGGGCGACAAGAAGATCGTCGGCGTCAACTGCCACACTGGCACGGTCGCCAAGGAGCTGGAGATCCTGCGCATCTCGCACGAGGTGGAGCTGGAGCAGCGCCGGGTGCTCGCCGAGCGCAAGAGCGGTCGGGACGACGCCCGGGTACGCGCCGCGGTCGAGGCGATGGTGGCGGTGAGCCGTACCGGGGAGAACATGATCCCGGCGATGCTCGACGCCGTCCGGGCGGAGGCGACCCTCGGCGAGATCTGCGACGCGCTTCGCGTCGAATGGGGCGTTTACCGCGAGCCTGCACGCTTCTGA
- a CDS encoding tetratricopeptide repeat protein, with protein MSDPRITSSIFTRGAVDLSALRTPAPSPAPAPAQAGPPAGAPGGSVGGVTVVDVTEATFQSEVLERSLTTPVVVDFWAEWCQPCKQLSPVLERLAVEGGGAWVLAKVDVDANPRLAQMFRVQGIPMVYAVVGGQPVDAFSGVVPEPQLRQWIQAVLKAGGVAGAEPEDPRLDEADDALMSGDLDAAERAYRKILAETPADAAAEAGLAQVGLARRVAGADPQAALTAAAADPDDVDAQLLAADIEVLSGIAEQAYQRLVGLVRRTVGDDREKVRQHLVGLFTIAGPEDPAVASARRALASALF; from the coding sequence ATGAGCGACCCACGGATCACCTCGTCGATCTTCACACGCGGCGCGGTCGACCTCAGCGCGCTGCGCACCCCTGCACCCAGTCCCGCGCCGGCTCCGGCCCAGGCCGGCCCTCCCGCCGGCGCGCCCGGCGGGTCCGTCGGCGGCGTCACCGTCGTCGACGTGACCGAGGCGACCTTCCAGTCCGAGGTCCTGGAGCGCTCGCTGACCACACCCGTCGTGGTGGACTTCTGGGCCGAGTGGTGTCAGCCGTGCAAGCAGCTCTCGCCGGTGCTGGAGCGGCTGGCCGTGGAGGGCGGCGGCGCCTGGGTGCTCGCCAAGGTCGACGTGGACGCCAACCCGCGGCTCGCGCAGATGTTCCGGGTGCAGGGCATCCCGATGGTGTACGCGGTGGTCGGCGGCCAGCCGGTCGACGCCTTCTCCGGCGTGGTGCCCGAGCCGCAGCTGCGGCAGTGGATCCAGGCGGTGCTCAAGGCCGGTGGGGTGGCCGGAGCGGAACCGGAGGATCCCCGGCTCGACGAGGCGGACGACGCCCTGATGAGCGGCGACCTGGACGCCGCCGAGCGGGCGTACCGGAAGATCCTGGCCGAGACCCCGGCGGACGCCGCGGCGGAGGCCGGGCTGGCCCAGGTGGGTCTGGCCCGGCGGGTGGCCGGCGCCGACCCGCAGGCGGCGCTCACCGCCGCGGCGGCCGACCCCGACGACGTCGACGCCCAGCTGCTCGCCGCCGACATCGAGGTGCTCAGCGGCATCGCCGAGCAGGCGTACCAGCGCCTGGTCGGGTTGGTCCGCCGCACCGTCGGCGACGACCGGGAGAAGGTCCGTCAGCATCTGGTCGGCCTGTTCACCATCGCCGGCCCGGAGGATCCTGCGGTCGCCTCGGCCCGCCGGGCCCTGGCCAGCGCACTGTTCTGA
- a CDS encoding penicillin-binding transpeptidase domain-containing protein — translation MERTRRHRYTRSRLAVVVTSLLASATLVACSGEDGPQRSVDAFLAGWRSGDLQAVGFVDPTGAKVAAADVAREIKELSGELAGTPPTLSRRGDPEVVQNTATATIRVEWVLPGETSWAYDRPVRLTRGRDEDWQVIWEPQVVQEQLTRGDRLGLRRDAAPRAGVLDGAGEPILAPRPVVRVGLQPSEVTDVKALTRELDAAFRAIRPAISPPVDLSGLAKRLDEADPGAFVEVVILRDEAYRQIKPRIYDLPGTKFRAEKLDLAPTREFARAVLGTVDPAQADDLTNFPDRYSPGDLVGHGGLQGRWDERLRGVPGLTVIIKRSGADGTVEPTGTEVFRREPQPGEPVRTTLDVATQNAADQALRGEQRRSALVAVRISDSAVLAAANGPGAAGENLAFTAQVPPGSTFKMVSALGLVERGAVTPDTIVDCPKTRIVDGRSFKNSNDFALGKVPFRTNFARSCNTAFAALAPQLGADGLAATGRTLGLEGEWEVGLDAFTGKVSAGGGATEQAAAAIGQGTTVVSPLAMAAATAAVAKGGFVPPKLLLDPAPERAGEPGPELKPEAVAAARSMMREVVTSGTGTALRDVPGEPVHGKTGTAEYDNNPENTHAWFVGWQGDIAFAVFVEKGGSGSGTALPIAERFLRALPN, via the coding sequence ATGGAGCGCACCCGCCGTCACCGTTACACACGGTCACGACTCGCCGTCGTCGTCACCTCCCTGCTCGCCTCGGCCACCCTGGTCGCCTGCTCCGGCGAGGACGGCCCGCAGCGCAGCGTCGACGCCTTCCTGGCCGGCTGGCGGTCGGGTGACCTCCAGGCGGTCGGCTTCGTCGACCCGACCGGCGCGAAGGTCGCCGCCGCCGACGTCGCACGGGAGATCAAGGAACTCTCCGGCGAACTGGCCGGCACGCCACCCACGCTGAGCCGGCGCGGCGATCCCGAGGTGGTCCAGAACACCGCTACCGCCACGATCCGGGTGGAGTGGGTGCTGCCGGGCGAGACCAGCTGGGCGTACGACCGACCGGTACGGCTCACCCGGGGGCGCGACGAGGACTGGCAGGTGATCTGGGAGCCCCAGGTGGTGCAGGAGCAGCTCACGCGCGGTGACCGGCTCGGCCTTCGGCGGGACGCCGCACCGCGCGCCGGGGTGCTCGACGGTGCCGGCGAGCCGATCCTGGCACCGCGCCCGGTGGTCCGGGTGGGCCTGCAGCCCAGCGAGGTGACCGACGTCAAGGCCCTCACCCGCGAACTGGACGCCGCGTTCCGCGCGATCCGGCCGGCGATCTCCCCGCCGGTCGATCTCTCCGGCCTGGCCAAGCGGCTCGACGAGGCCGATCCGGGCGCATTCGTCGAGGTGGTCATCCTGCGCGACGAGGCGTACCGGCAGATCAAGCCCCGCATCTACGACCTACCGGGGACGAAGTTCCGCGCCGAGAAGCTGGACCTCGCCCCGACCCGCGAGTTCGCCCGGGCGGTGCTGGGCACCGTCGACCCGGCGCAGGCCGACGACCTCACGAACTTCCCCGACCGGTACTCCCCCGGTGACCTCGTCGGGCACGGCGGGTTGCAGGGGCGGTGGGACGAGCGGCTGCGCGGCGTACCGGGGCTCACCGTGATCATCAAGCGCTCCGGCGCGGACGGCACGGTGGAGCCGACCGGCACCGAGGTGTTCCGGCGCGAGCCACAGCCCGGCGAGCCGGTGCGGACCACCCTCGACGTGGCCACCCAGAACGCGGCCGACCAGGCGCTGCGCGGGGAGCAGAGGCGGTCCGCCCTGGTGGCCGTACGCATCAGCGACAGCGCGGTCCTCGCCGCCGCCAACGGTCCCGGCGCCGCCGGGGAGAACCTGGCCTTCACCGCACAGGTGCCGCCAGGCTCGACCTTCAAGATGGTCAGCGCGCTCGGGCTGGTGGAACGCGGGGCGGTGACCCCGGACACCATCGTCGACTGCCCCAAGACGCGTATCGTCGACGGCCGTTCGTTCAAGAACTCCAACGACTTCGCACTCGGCAAGGTGCCGTTCCGCACCAACTTCGCCAGGTCCTGCAACACCGCCTTCGCCGCGCTCGCCCCGCAGTTGGGCGCGGACGGGCTCGCCGCCACCGGGCGCACCCTGGGCCTGGAGGGTGAGTGGGAGGTGGGCCTCGACGCGTTCACCGGAAAGGTCTCCGCGGGCGGCGGCGCCACCGAGCAGGCCGCTGCGGCGATCGGGCAGGGTACGACCGTGGTCAGCCCGCTGGCCATGGCCGCGGCCACCGCAGCGGTGGCCAAGGGCGGCTTCGTCCCGCCGAAGCTGCTCCTCGACCCCGCGCCGGAGCGGGCGGGCGAGCCGGGCCCGGAGCTGAAGCCCGAGGCGGTGGCGGCGGCGCGAAGCATGATGCGCGAGGTGGTCACCAGCGGCACCGGCACCGCGTTGCGGGACGTCCCGGGCGAGCCGGTGCACGGCAAGACCGGCACCGCCGAGTACGACAACAACCCGGAGAACACCCACGCCTGGTTCGTCGGCTGGCAGGGCGACATCGCCTTCGCGGTCTTCGTCGAGAAGGGTGGCTCGGGCAGCGGCACCGCCCTACCGATCGCGGAACGCTTCCTGCGCGCCCTACCCAACTAA